The nucleotide window ACAATTCAAAGAGTGTTTTAGCTTGTATTTCCATTCGTACCTAGAACTAGAAGATATTGGGTGAAAAATTGCCTTAGATCAAGAGAAACCATGGAAATTCATCCTCTGATACATATCCATTCTAGGCATGTGAACTTTCCTTTACTGCGTGCATGACTTTTTAACTTCCAAATAGATGGCCTGTAGTGGGAGAGGGCTAGTAATTACAAGCCTTCCATTTGTCCATAGTGGCTTGGACAAGAGTAGACTAGAACGTTGAAGTTAATTAGTGCCATCATCATGTGGTGTTTTGCCACAAAATCATAGACCAGGAAGTTGACCAAGAATTGCAACTCGTATCTAAGTATTATGCCActtcttttgtttcattttatttttcttagctCTTGTATTCCTGTTTCCCCAAAGTTTTGTGCCAGACAGCAATGCAATTTCGGGcttcttagacaaatttttaTTTCCTTTGATTTGTTCATGTCATGTATGATCCTCATTACATTGAAATTGATGCAGATGGTCAACTTCGGCATGCATTCATTGGCCTTGGATTTCGAGAAGGAACAGAAGCTTATGATTTCCAAGCCGCCTTGCATGATCACATGAAGTATGTCCTATATGTACAGTGACAATTTTGCGTATTCTTCATTTTCTACTATAACATTTTTAGAagcttttgatttgatttttaatgCATGTGTATCAGAGGATGAATTTCCGTCTATCGAGCTCATGTACCTTTCTAAATTGTTTTGAAGATATCTGGACAAAAAGAAAACTGCGGAAGAGATGGAACAAAAATTTCAGCAAACTTCCTCAGTTGATTACAGCTTAAAAGAGGGGGAGACTATTATACTACAATTAAAGAATGTTAGTGATGTGCATCGCATTTTCTTTCAAGATGTGTGGTTTTGACTTATGCTACTTACTGGAGCATGCTGATTGAATTTCTTTTCGGTGTCAACAGAAAACTGCCGAAATCGTGAAGTCCAAGGTTTCTGAGAACAACTCCTCACCAGAGAAAAAGGCTAACAAAAAAGAACCCTTGATTTGTATCAAACCACCACCTCCTCCCCCGGCACCACTTTCGCCTTCTGCTACTGTTGACAAGTCTTCCTCAAACTTGCCTTCAAATCTCAACCTTGAGGGAACTTCTAAGCACGAGGCCTCAGAATCACCGGAACATGAGTCGAAAGAAACAAGCTCTTCCGGGAATCAAAGCACTCAAGATATACCAGATGacgactttggggattttcagACAGCTGTTTAATACGAATCGATAATCTTTGATATGAGATATCAAACGCCTGAAGATGTCGTTCGCTTTTTGATGCATTGCGCGTTTGTGACGGTTTAGATTTTGTTTGTACAAAAATTTGATTGATCTGGTGCATACTAAAGTGAAGTTACTGAGAAAgcaaaatttgcaaattataaaaattagagGGAAGAAAAGAAACTTATATGGAAAGATCTTTAAAATTGCACTGCAggtaattttgtgaaaacaactTGAATTACTACATGGCAATAATGTATCAATCTTTCTAAATACTTAATCGTTAGTTCGTGTGtgcttaatttgtttttaaaaaaacattaaaaaaaaggaacatcACTGGTCTTTTATGGATGAGGATCTCTctgatcctctttgtgaggatccatGAGATCAATTCATTttgatcgttcatcgtacatagCTCATTttgatcgttcatcgtacatcgtgtgattAGCTTTTGTTAGTCACTAATTGTGTTTCattcaaaatgatttctgattgcAAGATGACTGATGAACATATAGGATAAACTAATctctaggatcctcacaaagaggatctggtTAGGATCCTATTCCATCTTTTATTTCGAAGTACATGATGAGTAGAGCACACCGAGAACTTGAATGTGCCGTATCATCGAAATCAAAGATACTTCAAACTACTCTACTAGTCTTGCTGCATGCATGTTGCCAATTGCAAATTCTACAAGTTGGTAGAGCTATAGCCTGAAACCGATAAGTATAGACATCAAAAATACCAAAACGATAAGCAACGTGGAAATATTCGCCAACAAACTCGCTATCtgatcatcatcttcatcttcttctgcaTATATGCCGCTCTCACTCATACTACTCTTACTCGTGGTACTGGACGCTGCAGGCATCTgttatatatacacacagaCAAACAAACACATATAAATGTGATGATCGACGTGTTTAATAGAAGCTGATTGATTGATCACGAAAAGAAGAAATTATAACtagttttaattaataaaaatttacattACCTCCAGCATTAGACCAGACAAGGAACACTTGATATCAGCAATTGTACTTGCCATCTCCATGAACTTATCCTCCAAATCGGCATTTAATCTCTTTAATTCTTCATAAtcttctccttgtttcttcatcATCTATAAAtgatataaataaataagtaatacatcttaaaagattaaaaataaataaacaaacagaATGCAATCGACGTTGCTTTATAATTCCCCATCAAAAGGGCATGAAAAGTTGGTTGATTTGATTTGTGACCCAAATTAATTTATTGATGAAGGTTGATGATGATTCGATATAATACCGAAAGCTGATCTGTTTGAGGCTTTGGCTGTGGCCTGTGGGAGTGTAGCTTGGCTTCTAGCCTGGAGAGGTTGCTCTTTATGTCACGAATTTCTTTCTCGATACGTGCATTCTTTTCCCCATTGGCTTCCAGTGCAACTGCAACCTCTTCTTCCATAAACTACCCATGCACGTACAGAAAATATATATGCTTACTTAATAAAATCATTTGATTGATGTACTTACTCGATCAAGTCTCTACAGTCtcgtcatatatatatacacacatacatacatacatacatacatacatacatatatatatatatacacctgGTTTTGGTTGCCCAGCAGAGGTTGAACTGATGAGTCTGAAGGAGAATGCCGATGATAACAGAATTGAAAGGGTAACAAGGGTTGCACCCGTCTACTGCTGCTTGCTGATTTTGCAGCTCCCATGCTTTGCTTTCTTGAACAATACTAGTACTTTGATTGGATTGGAATCAAGAAATTCCTTAACAACAAGATTCAAGTGAGATGGAAATGTCAAAGATTTAATACGCGAAACCAGCTCCGCTTTTCTTTCCTTGTTTGGCTCAGCTGGGCAACTTGGCAAGTTTGCAACCAAATAACAGGCAACTTTCTAGGAGCTACTTATTCCTGATAATTAGTTTGTTTAGTTATGCTAGTGTCACGGCCGGGAGATAGACGCGACCGAGTCTAACACCGAAATTGTCTTTGTGTGACACTGAGATAACTCTAGAGCTTTCATTTAGTGACACTAAATAACTACAAGCCTATtctctagctaaaaagaaaagTTCATTGACACGTGCCAATGGTACGTATTTTTACTCATCCAATAGATACGTGCAAGGGATACTATCAAAACATACAGATACAGTACTTgaaaacaagaagaaatacCATTCAGGCAAAGGAACAATCTCTTGTTCTACCTATTTCACTCACTAACAACCAAATATTTGAAAGGAATGAGGATGATTTTCATTCGCGCATTTACTAACATCTAAAGAATGAAAAAGTGAGTGGATAATAAACTTTGGATATCTTATACGTACATTCTCAtacctggaaaaaaaaaatcaagatatGAAATTACCATGGGGTCTTGGgaatactacctcaacctacgtgctccactcacaaagcttcaacatacaagcttcaacaaaagaaaattcaaagaacttagcgaagaaggctttggtgtatttaacacaatacgttgaaatgaaggaaagctatttattgatatccccgataagtcacaaatatgtacatatacatgagtcaaaataaacaaacaagagggagcctttacaaaggttgcttaggagaagtctcagcagtcggtagagccccagaaaaagCAGGCACTGGaaggggatcatttggagcctcaatactggacagaaccctagaaggaggaggcagcagaggttgatca belongs to Malus sylvestris chromosome 17, drMalSylv7.2, whole genome shotgun sequence and includes:
- the LOC126611456 gene encoding uncharacterized protein At1g03900-like, giving the protein MEKEPVVPNQQEETEAEALELVLFQVPECYVYLIPPRKSAASYRADEWDVNKWVWEGILKVISKGEECIIRLEDKNTSELYARAFLRNGEPYPVEPVIDSSRYFVLRVEENIDGQLRHAFIGLGFREGTEAYDFQAALHDHMKYLDKKKTAEEMEQKFQQTSSVDYSLKEGETIILQLKNKTAEIVKSKVSENNSSPEKKANKKEPLICIKPPPPPPAPLSPSATVDKSSSNLPSNLNLEGTSKHEASESPEHESKETSSSGNQSTQDIPDDDFGDFQTAV
- the LOC126611457 gene encoding uncharacterized protein LOC126611457 codes for the protein MGAAKSASSSRRVQPLLPFQFCYHRHSPSDSSVQPLLGNQNQFMEEEVAVALEANGEKNARIEKEIRDIKSNLSRLEAKLHSHRPQPKPQTDQLSMMKKQGEDYEELKRLNADLEDKFMEMASTIADIKCSLSGLMLEMPAASSTTSKSSMSESGIYAEEDEDDDQIASLLANISTLLIVLVFLMSILIGFRL